Proteins co-encoded in one Nitratireductor kimnyeongensis genomic window:
- a CDS encoding carbohydrate ABC transporter permease, giving the protein MASQDIAVKPFTDALFSGSSRNSRRNMGQFIRWALLFGGGILMIMPIVFMVSTSLKFPFEVYNLNLIPEEPTIENYTYVLEDGRFYRWFVNSLVISIITTASAVFFDALVGYALCKFKFPGRYLVFIAILSTLMIPTEMLVIPWYLMSKSFGWLDTYWGIMFPGVMTAFGTFLMKQFFETVPDDFLEAARIDGLNEFQIWWQVAMPLVRPALAALAIFVFLGNWTAFIWPLIVTNSVEMYTLPVGLSSFGDEVDVAWELIMTGAAISTLPTLVVFLIFQRFIIRGVVMAGLKG; this is encoded by the coding sequence ATGGCCAGTCAGGACATCGCCGTAAAGCCTTTCACCGACGCGCTTTTCTCCGGATCCTCGCGCAATTCCAGGCGCAATATGGGCCAGTTCATTCGCTGGGCGCTCCTGTTCGGTGGCGGCATTCTCATGATCATGCCCATCGTGTTCATGGTCTCCACCTCGTTGAAATTCCCCTTCGAGGTCTACAATCTGAACCTGATCCCCGAAGAGCCGACGATCGAGAACTACACCTATGTGCTCGAAGACGGACGCTTCTACCGCTGGTTCGTCAACTCGCTGGTGATCTCCATTATCACCACCGCATCCGCCGTCTTCTTCGACGCGCTGGTGGGCTATGCGCTGTGCAAGTTCAAGTTTCCCGGCCGCTATCTGGTCTTCATCGCCATCCTGTCGACGCTGATGATCCCGACCGAAATGCTCGTCATACCGTGGTATCTCATGAGCAAGAGCTTTGGCTGGCTCGACACCTATTGGGGCATCATGTTCCCGGGTGTCATGACCGCCTTCGGCACTTTCCTCATGAAACAGTTTTTCGAGACCGTTCCCGACGATTTCCTCGAGGCCGCGCGCATTGACGGGCTGAACGAGTTCCAGATCTGGTGGCAGGTGGCCATGCCGCTCGTGCGCCCGGCCCTTGCCGCCCTTGCGATCTTCGTCTTCCTCGGGAACTGGACCGCCTTCATATGGCCGTTGATCGTCACCAATTCGGTGGAGATGTACACGTTGCCAGTCGGGCTTTCGAGCTTCGGCGACGAGGTGGATGTGGCCTGGGAACTGATCATGACAGGTGCGGCCATCTCCACGCTGCCGACACTGGTCGTCTTCCTCATCTTCCAGCGCTTCATTATTCGCGGCGTTGTCATGGCCGGCCTCAAGGGATAA
- a CDS encoding ABC transporter ATP-binding protein, whose protein sequence is MATLSLRNLVKSYGKVEVLHGIDLDVADGEFVVFVGPSGCGKSTTLRMIAGLEEISGGEIHIGERLVNNLEPKERDIAMVFQNYAIYPHMSVRKNIGFGLRTSKLSKEAKDRRIDEVAAILGMTDLLERRPNQLSGGQRQRVAIGRAMVRDPAVFLFDEPLSNLDAQLRTQMRLEIKKLHQRVGNTIIFVTHDQVEAMTMADRIVIMKDGYIQQVGTPLEVYHKPANTFVAQFIGAPSMNMLPGNWAGKGVKLGDGLGIDLPERNASEGADVILGIRPDDLVVTGGKGLFSGTVNIVEPLGADTLVYVGVNGHEVIAKASGRKPPKAGETVKLTAKAGEMHLFDAKSGEALP, encoded by the coding sequence TTGGCCACCTTGTCCCTTCGCAATCTCGTCAAATCTTACGGCAAGGTCGAGGTGCTTCACGGCATCGATCTCGACGTGGCCGATGGTGAATTCGTCGTCTTCGTCGGCCCGTCTGGCTGCGGAAAGTCCACGACCCTGCGCATGATCGCCGGCCTTGAGGAAATCAGCGGCGGCGAAATCCACATCGGCGAGCGCCTCGTCAACAATCTGGAGCCCAAGGAGCGCGACATCGCCATGGTGTTCCAGAACTACGCCATCTATCCGCACATGTCGGTGCGCAAGAACATTGGCTTCGGCCTGCGCACGTCCAAGCTTTCGAAGGAGGCCAAAGACAGGCGCATCGATGAGGTAGCCGCCATTCTTGGCATGACCGACCTCTTGGAGCGCCGCCCCAACCAGCTGTCGGGCGGGCAGCGCCAGCGCGTCGCCATCGGCCGCGCCATGGTGCGCGATCCGGCCGTCTTCCTGTTTGACGAGCCGCTCTCCAATCTCGATGCCCAACTGCGCACGCAGATGCGGCTTGAAATCAAGAAGCTGCACCAACGCGTTGGAAACACGATCATTTTCGTGACTCACGACCAGGTGGAAGCCATGACCATGGCCGACCGGATCGTGATCATGAAGGATGGCTACATCCAGCAGGTCGGCACGCCGCTCGAGGTCTATCACAAGCCGGCAAACACCTTCGTCGCCCAGTTCATCGGCGCACCATCCATGAACATGCTGCCGGGCAATTGGGCCGGAAAGGGCGTGAAACTCGGCGATGGGCTTGGCATCGATCTGCCCGAACGCAACGCCTCGGAAGGGGCCGACGTGATCCTCGGCATCCGGCCAGACGATCTCGTTGTCACCGGCGGTAAGGGGCTGTTCTCGGGAACGGTCAACATTGTCGAGCCGCTCGGTGCCGACACGCTCGTCTATGTCGGTGTCAATGGTCATGAGGTGATTGCAAAGGCATCGGGCCGCAAACCGCCAAAGGCTGGCGAAACGGTCAAGCTCACGGCAAAGGCCGGCGAAATGCATCTGTTTGACGCGAAATCCGGGGAGGCTCTTCCGTGA
- a CDS encoding extracellular solute-binding protein — MKRNRLRTFMLGAATAAMTMAAGTGGASAVEIEYWQYFFEARVDAMDKLIENFEAANPDITVKMTHFPYDSYRTKVAAAIPAGQGPDVVQLFYGWLNDYVEAELIQPLPADTFPPEKIEEEFFPMVKAMRMGDSYWALPTAVRSLALFYNERMFEEAGIENPPANLDELVESAKKLTKKDGAGNLTAVGLTTGMTAQDHHWIREVLIRQFGGEPYLDDYKTVNYNNEAGLKAFGFYNDLQAKHGVTKAAFMDEPQAAFKAGRAGMHIDGSFRIGALESVRGLKWGVAELPAGPDGTKSNYSSYWVNAITSKAEGEKFDAAVKFMEYLTSDEAMQIWLETVGELPAKPSAAMTDENVNHPVYGPFIKGLEYAKTTVFANESAQRQAMVDMMQRIELQGQALEESVSQAAEEEQKVLDEYYKK; from the coding sequence ATGAAACGCAACAGACTACGCACTTTCATGCTGGGTGCCGCCACGGCAGCCATGACCATGGCGGCTGGCACGGGTGGCGCATCAGCGGTCGAAATCGAGTACTGGCAGTATTTCTTCGAAGCCCGCGTCGATGCGATGGACAAGCTGATCGAGAATTTCGAAGCGGCCAATCCCGACATCACCGTCAAGATGACGCATTTCCCCTATGACAGCTATCGCACCAAGGTCGCCGCGGCCATTCCCGCCGGTCAGGGTCCCGATGTCGTCCAGCTCTTCTATGGCTGGCTCAACGATTATGTGGAAGCCGAGCTCATCCAGCCGCTGCCCGCCGACACCTTCCCGCCGGAAAAGATCGAGGAAGAGTTCTTCCCCATGGTGAAGGCGATGCGGATGGGCGACAGCTACTGGGCCCTTCCCACCGCCGTGCGCTCGCTGGCGCTGTTCTACAATGAGCGCATGTTCGAGGAAGCCGGCATCGAGAACCCGCCGGCCAATCTTGACGAGCTTGTCGAATCCGCCAAGAAACTTACCAAGAAAGATGGTGCCGGCAATCTGACCGCCGTCGGCCTGACCACCGGCATGACCGCGCAGGATCACCACTGGATCCGCGAAGTGCTCATCCGCCAGTTTGGCGGCGAGCCCTATCTGGATGACTACAAGACGGTCAACTACAACAATGAGGCCGGGCTGAAAGCCTTTGGTTTTTATAATGATTTGCAGGCCAAGCATGGCGTGACCAAGGCCGCCTTCATGGACGAGCCGCAGGCCGCCTTCAAGGCCGGTCGCGCCGGCATGCACATTGACGGCTCCTTCCGCATCGGCGCGCTGGAAAGCGTGCGCGGCCTCAAATGGGGTGTGGCCGAGCTTCCCGCCGGCCCTGACGGCACCAAATCGAACTATTCCTCCTACTGGGTGAACGCGATCACCTCCAAGGCAGAAGGCGAGAAATTCGACGCTGCCGTCAAGTTCATGGAGTATCTCACCTCCGACGAGGCCATGCAGATCTGGCTTGAGACCGTTGGCGAACTGCCAGCCAAACCGTCAGCGGCCATGACCGATGAAAACGTCAATCACCCGGTCTACGGCCCCTTCATCAAGGGTCTGGAATACGCAAAGACCACCGTCTTCGCCAATGAAAGCGCCCAGCGTCAGGCCATGGTGGACATGATGCAGCGCATCGAGCTGCAGGGTCAGGCGCTTGAAGAAAGCGTGTCGCAGGCCGCCGAGGAAGAGCAGAAAGTCCTCGACGAATACTACAAGAAATAA
- a CDS encoding PIG-L family deacetylase, giving the protein MPVSDQERIAAQVRNPRIVRLWQALAPLKSCVSFMNTGAHPDDETSEMLAALALRDGISVSFACANRGEGGQNAIGSEVTHDLGVVRTAEMERAADVLNLKLYWLSETPDDTIFDFGFSKRGTETIEKWGRERTLKRFVEIIRTERPDIICPTFLDVPGQHGHHRAMTELAHDVMSAAADPAFPDVDLPVWQVKKLYLPAWSGAGDNYDDDLPPPSATLTVKGTGLDPVTGWSWAQIGEQSRAFHLTQGMGRWVPHGEERDWPLHLVRSEGDGPDKQITDGLPATLADLASFAGAPEIAADLQAAQRACEAALAAFPDLGAIAQQAALALKAVRAVRDACPAKAREEVQHRLAAKELQLSHVMRIASGVEVRAWLEHDVLRPGDSVGLTIESSGPVADVSPVLPEGWHYADGFVQVPVDAEGTDCYPATYRPGMARLPAIRVGVTVGGVSSETLLPLEREPVVLPARSATLSPDRALINVASEMRQIDLRVSELFPQSGKTGLDLPPGWSATPATGGFLAEAPQDVAAGLYDLPLKIDGMPAETVKRMGYPHTGARARAFPAQLSVRVLDVALPDVRVGYVGGGNDRVGYWLRALGLNAIELADSDLTEEGLKDIETVVVGIFAMRARPALKNAMPLVHRWVENGGNLVTLYHRPWDDWDPETVPPRRLEIGKPSLRWRVTDENAGVTHLLPDHPLLNTPNRITQEDWKNWHKERGLYFAKSWDEAYEPLLTMADPDEAAHEGSLLSARIGKGRHTHVALILHHQMEKLVTGAFRLMANLVARP; this is encoded by the coding sequence ATGCCCGTTTCCGATCAGGAGCGCATCGCCGCACAAGTGCGCAATCCGCGCATTGTCAGACTGTGGCAGGCTCTTGCGCCGCTGAAATCCTGCGTCTCCTTCATGAACACGGGCGCGCACCCTGACGACGAAACCTCGGAAATGCTGGCCGCTCTCGCCTTGCGCGATGGAATATCGGTCTCCTTCGCCTGTGCCAATCGCGGCGAGGGCGGGCAGAACGCCATAGGCTCCGAAGTCACTCATGATCTGGGGGTGGTCCGCACGGCGGAAATGGAGCGCGCAGCCGATGTGCTCAATCTCAAACTCTATTGGCTATCGGAAACGCCCGACGACACGATCTTCGATTTCGGGTTCTCGAAACGCGGCACCGAAACAATTGAAAAATGGGGACGCGAACGCACGCTCAAACGCTTTGTCGAGATCATACGCACCGAGCGACCGGACATCATCTGCCCCACATTCCTGGATGTGCCGGGGCAACATGGCCATCACCGGGCGATGACCGAGCTCGCCCATGACGTGATGAGCGCCGCCGCCGACCCGGCATTTCCGGATGTGGATCTACCGGTGTGGCAGGTGAAGAAGCTTTATCTTCCGGCCTGGTCGGGTGCGGGGGACAACTATGATGACGATCTGCCGCCGCCCAGCGCCACACTGACAGTAAAGGGTACAGGGCTGGACCCGGTAACGGGCTGGAGCTGGGCGCAGATCGGTGAGCAGTCGCGCGCCTTCCATCTGACGCAGGGCATGGGCCGCTGGGTGCCACACGGCGAAGAGCGCGACTGGCCGCTGCATCTGGTGCGGTCCGAGGGGGATGGGCCGGACAAGCAGATCACGGACGGGCTGCCTGCAACGTTGGCTGATCTGGCTTCCTTTGCGGGTGCGCCTGAGATCGCCGCCGATCTGCAAGCGGCGCAGAGGGCTTGCGAGGCTGCATTGGCCGCATTTCCGGATCTGGGTGCGATCGCGCAGCAGGCTGCGCTCGCACTCAAGGCGGTGCGTGCTGTCCGCGATGCCTGCCCTGCCAAAGCCCGTGAAGAGGTGCAGCACCGCCTCGCTGCGAAGGAATTACAACTTTCCCACGTCATGCGGATTGCCAGCGGCGTGGAGGTGCGCGCTTGGCTTGAACACGATGTTCTCCGGCCCGGCGACAGTGTCGGGCTGACGATTGAAAGCTCGGGGCCCGTTGCAGATGTATCGCCGGTTCTACCGGAAGGCTGGCACTATGCAGATGGCTTTGTGCAGGTGCCGGTGGATGCCGAAGGCACGGACTGTTATCCGGCCACATATCGGCCCGGTATGGCACGCCTGCCGGCCATTCGTGTCGGTGTGACTGTTGGTGGAGTTTCATCAGAAACGCTTTTGCCGCTGGAGCGGGAACCGGTCGTGCTTCCTGCAAGGTCGGCAACACTTTCTCCCGACCGTGCTCTGATCAATGTCGCTTCGGAAATGCGCCAGATCGATCTGCGTGTTTCCGAGCTTTTTCCTCAGTCGGGAAAAACGGGGCTGGACTTGCCGCCCGGCTGGAGCGCGACACCCGCCACAGGCGGTTTTCTTGCGGAGGCGCCGCAGGATGTTGCGGCAGGTCTTTATGATCTTCCCCTAAAGATCGACGGGATGCCTGCCGAAACCGTCAAACGGATGGGCTATCCGCATACCGGCGCACGCGCGCGGGCGTTTCCTGCACAATTGTCGGTGCGGGTTCTGGATGTAGCGCTGCCGGATGTGCGGGTGGGCTATGTCGGTGGCGGCAATGATCGCGTGGGATACTGGCTCAGGGCTCTCGGGCTCAATGCAATCGAATTGGCCGACAGCGACCTTACGGAAGAAGGACTGAAAGACATCGAGACGGTCGTGGTGGGCATCTTTGCGATGCGTGCGCGACCGGCGCTCAAAAATGCCATGCCGCTGGTGCATCGCTGGGTGGAGAATGGCGGCAATCTCGTCACGCTCTATCACCGCCCATGGGATGACTGGGATCCGGAAACCGTGCCGCCGCGCCGGCTGGAAATCGGCAAGCCATCGCTGCGCTGGAGGGTGACGGACGAGAATGCAGGGGTCACCCATCTGTTGCCCGATCATCCACTGCTCAACACGCCAAACCGCATCACGCAAGAGGACTGGAAGAACTGGCACAAGGAGCGCGGGCTTTATTTCGCCAAGAGTTGGGACGAGGCCTATGAGCCGCTCCTGACCATGGCCGATCCCGACGAGGCAGCGCATGAGGGCTCGCTCCTTTCGGCTCGCATCGGAAAGGGGCGGCACACGCATGTGGCGCTCATCCTGCACCACCAGATGGAGAAGCTGGTGACGGGCGCGTTCCGCCTGATGGCGAACCTTGTGGCAAGGCCGTGA
- a CDS encoding carbohydrate ABC transporter permease — MRFYNNLTISQKQIVWAWIFLALPVLFYVVIRFYPTANAFVLSFQEWNLLGDRKYVGLENYAKLFSDPVFWKVFKNTFLYLILGTPVSLVLSFIIAYHLDKVRFMHGTIRALYFLPFMTSAVAMAWVWRWFYQPVPIGVFNNFLASFGIGQIEFLSSTTNALPSVLACAVWAGLGFQVIIFMAGLRAIPQSYYEAARIDGVSTWTVLSEITIPLLKPTIVFLVVFSSIGFLRIFDQVFNMTTNNPGGPLNSTKPLVLLIYDTAFNGFNMGYAAAQTVVLFTILLVVSLIQLRLLKDS, encoded by the coding sequence ATGCGCTTTTACAACAATCTCACCATCTCGCAGAAGCAGATCGTCTGGGCCTGGATTTTCCTCGCCCTGCCGGTTCTCTTCTACGTCGTCATCCGGTTTTATCCGACAGCCAATGCCTTCGTTCTGTCCTTTCAGGAATGGAACCTGCTCGGCGATCGGAAATATGTGGGCCTTGAAAACTACGCAAAGCTGTTCAGCGATCCGGTCTTCTGGAAAGTGTTCAAGAACACTTTCCTGTATCTGATCCTGGGCACGCCGGTCAGCCTCGTCCTGTCCTTCATCATCGCCTATCACCTCGACAAGGTGCGCTTCATGCACGGCACCATCCGTGCGCTCTATTTCCTGCCCTTCATGACAAGTGCGGTGGCCATGGCCTGGGTGTGGCGCTGGTTCTACCAGCCGGTCCCCATCGGCGTGTTCAACAATTTTCTGGCAAGTTTCGGCATCGGCCAGATCGAGTTTCTAAGCTCGACAACCAATGCCCTGCCCTCGGTTCTGGCCTGCGCCGTCTGGGCTGGCCTCGGCTTTCAGGTCATCATCTTCATGGCCGGCCTGCGCGCCATTCCGCAAAGCTATTACGAGGCCGCGCGCATCGATGGCGTGTCCACATGGACGGTACTGAGCGAGATCACCATCCCGCTTCTGAAGCCGACAATCGTGTTTCTCGTGGTCTTTTCCTCGATCGGTTTCCTGCGGATCTTCGATCAGGTCTTCAACATGACCACCAACAATCCCGGCGGTCCGCTGAACTCCACCAAGCCGCTGGTGCTTTTGATCTACGACACCGCCTTCAACGGCTTCAATATGGGCTATGCGGCAGCGCAGACCGTCGTGCTCTTCACCATTCTGCTGGTCGTCAGCCTGATCCAGCTTCGACTTTTGAAGGATAGCTGA
- the argH gene encoding argininosuccinate lyase: MSFNEKFPHPVYKDTVLAPLFEGVKANYVGAFRAINRAHLVMLTETGILSHDDAARIAAALADIDETVDVDALTYTGEVEDYFFLVEAELKTRLGPDLAGMLHTARSRNDMDHTVFKLTLKHHADTLIGKAHALASALIAKAEAERDTLIVAYTHGQPAQPSTFGHYLSAAVEVLLRDIERLQAARANIDHCPMGAAAITTSGFPIDRARMADLLGFSEPLRNSYGCIASVDYVTGLYSAIKLTFLHLGRLIQDMQFWSAFEVGQLHVPGSLVQISSIMPQKRNPVPIEHLRHLASMTCGRADAVINTMHNTPFTDMNDSEGEVQVAGYSAFQSGARVLDLLAALISAVSINSDRVARNIDAACITVTELADTLVRRENLSFRQAHEIAAATARAVIADGKPLGKGFQAFSKAFNELSGRDSTLDPAAYGEAVSARHFVAVRERFGGPAPKPMNEALQSYRATLTRLSEQQAADLARAEKAGAALDAAFGALLQE, encoded by the coding sequence ATGAGCTTCAACGAAAAATTCCCTCACCCCGTCTACAAGGACACGGTGCTGGCACCGCTCTTTGAAGGCGTGAAGGCCAATTATGTCGGCGCGTTCCGCGCCATCAACCGGGCGCATCTGGTGATGCTGACGGAGACCGGCATCCTTTCCCACGACGATGCCGCCCGCATCGCCGCAGCCCTCGCCGACATTGACGAAACGGTCGATGTCGATGCCCTCACCTATACCGGCGAGGTGGAAGACTATTTCTTCCTCGTCGAGGCGGAGCTCAAAACGCGGCTTGGTCCAGACCTCGCCGGCATGTTGCACACGGCCCGTTCGCGCAATGACATGGACCACACGGTTTTCAAGCTGACCTTGAAGCACCATGCCGACACGCTGATCGGCAAGGCGCATGCGTTGGCCTCCGCCCTGATCGCCAAGGCTGAAGCCGAGCGCGACACGCTGATCGTTGCCTATACGCACGGTCAGCCGGCCCAGCCCTCGACCTTCGGCCACTACCTGTCGGCCGCCGTCGAGGTGCTTCTGCGCGACATCGAGCGCCTTCAGGCGGCCCGCGCCAATATCGACCATTGCCCGATGGGCGCTGCCGCCATCACCACCAGCGGCTTTCCCATCGACCGCGCCCGCATGGCCGATCTTTTGGGCTTTTCCGAGCCGCTGCGCAATTCCTATGGCTGCATCGCCTCGGTCGACTATGTCACCGGCCTTTATAGCGCGATCAAGCTAACCTTCCTCCATCTCGGGCGCCTCATTCAGGACATGCAGTTCTGGTCGGCCTTCGAGGTGGGACAGCTTCATGTGCCCGGCAGCCTCGTGCAGATTTCGTCCATCATGCCGCAAAAGCGCAATCCGGTGCCCATCGAGCATCTGCGCCATCTCGCGTCGATGACCTGCGGGCGCGCCGATGCGGTCATCAACACGATGCACAACACGCCCTTCACCGACATGAATGACAGCGAGGGCGAGGTTCAAGTGGCTGGCTATTCAGCCTTCCAGAGCGGCGCGCGCGTGCTCGACCTTCTGGCAGCCCTGATCAGCGCCGTTTCCATCAATAGTGACCGCGTGGCCAGAAACATCGACGCCGCCTGCATCACCGTGACGGAACTCGCCGATACGCTGGTGCGCCGCGAAAACCTGTCCTTCCGGCAGGCGCATGAGATCGCCGCCGCCACGGCCCGCGCCGTCATCGCCGATGGCAAACCCCTCGGAAAAGGGTTCCAGGCTTTCTCCAAGGCCTTCAATGAGCTTTCTGGCCGCGACAGCACACTCGACCCTGCAGCCTATGGCGAAGCCGTCAGCGCGCGCCATTTCGTTGCGGTGCGCGAGCGTTTCGGAGGCCCCGCACCCAAACCCATGAACGAGGCGCTTCAATCCTATCGCGCGACCCTCACCCGCCTTTCAGAACAACAGGCAGCGGACCTTGCCCGCGCCGAAAAAGCCGGAGCCGCGCTTGATGCCGCCTTCGGCGCTCTCTTGCAGGAGTAG
- a CDS encoding DMT family transporter, translating into MSAGATAKDNLRAGAWLLADMGLNIWAISIVKALGAGYPPWQLVFLRALVGFCLILPWLARQRHVLWSIDRVPLHILRVFLSAVALTGGFYAVAHLPLALYMTMNFTRPVVLVALSALILREAVSGSRWLAAGLGLVGAFIAASPGNVPWTPALLAALAAVLAGTGAIIVTRQLKGTPPVVMMLFYTGGLALITAWPALSGWQPIAAGHWPFLLAVGVFSQAAQFCFLRAHWLGDAGFLGPLGYSSLILSGLVGYVFFGEIPSFNTVIGALIIVFATGFLTLRTARLRSHAASGN; encoded by the coding sequence GTGAGCGCAGGCGCTACGGCAAAGGACAATCTGCGCGCCGGCGCGTGGCTTCTGGCGGATATGGGCCTCAACATCTGGGCCATATCCATCGTCAAGGCGCTGGGTGCCGGCTATCCGCCGTGGCAACTCGTCTTTCTGCGCGCGCTGGTCGGGTTCTGCCTGATTTTGCCATGGCTCGCGCGCCAGCGGCATGTTCTGTGGTCAATCGACCGTGTGCCGTTGCATATCCTTCGGGTTTTCCTGTCGGCGGTGGCTCTTACAGGCGGGTTTTACGCTGTCGCGCATCTGCCGTTGGCGCTCTACATGACGATGAATTTCACGCGGCCCGTTGTTCTGGTGGCGCTCTCGGCCCTGATCCTGCGTGAGGCGGTTTCCGGCTCGCGCTGGTTGGCGGCGGGGCTGGGGCTCGTGGGTGCGTTCATCGCCGCAAGTCCGGGCAATGTCCCATGGACGCCGGCGCTTCTGGCGGCGCTTGCTGCCGTTTTGGCGGGCACCGGGGCCATCATCGTCACGCGGCAGCTCAAGGGCACACCGCCGGTCGTCATGATGCTGTTTTATACCGGTGGGCTGGCGCTCATCACCGCCTGGCCGGCGCTCTCTGGCTGGCAGCCGATCGCGGCGGGGCATTGGCCGTTTCTTCTGGCGGTGGGCGTGTTTTCGCAGGCCGCGCAATTCTGCTTTCTGCGCGCCCACTGGCTGGGCGATGCCGGGTTTCTGGGGCCGCTCGGCTATTCGAGCCTCATCCTGTCCGGGCTTGTCGGCTATGTCTTCTTTGGTGAAATTCCCAGTTTCAACACGGTGATCGGTGCCCTTATCATCGTGTTTGCCACCGGGTTTCTCACATTGAGAACGGCGCGGCTGAGGAGCCACGCCGCCTCGGGGAACTGA
- a CDS encoding ROK family transcriptional regulator: MKINNPRRIVGSNAERTRLHNRQVVLGHVRERQPIGRAEIARISGLSTQAVSNIIAELEKDRLLIEAGRQSEGRGLPVLKYRLNADGAVALGIEVRPDAMFGALVNLEGETLFTTREALSDNAPSTVVSVARRIHTSALEGRCGKAQRILGAGVVMPGPFGKVGISGAGQSALHGWEESDPVAVFEEALDMPVVVENDATAAAVAERVRGVATGLRTFCFLYFGAGLGLGVVAEGEVQRGAFGNAGEIGHVIVRPGGRLCACGNHGCLETYASRIAAREQLAKAGIAIASVSDIERLYEAGDPHLMAWIDEAAGPLSQAIGLIENLFDPETVILGGAMPDAVLDHLISALCLPAGSVAASDRRTTPRVQRGACGRLTAALGGAALVIHDTITPRIAAKT; the protein is encoded by the coding sequence ATGAAGATCAACAATCCACGGCGCATTGTCGGATCGAACGCTGAACGCACCCGGCTTCACAACCGTCAGGTGGTGTTGGGCCACGTGCGTGAGCGGCAGCCCATCGGGCGTGCGGAGATTGCGCGCATATCGGGTCTGTCGACACAGGCCGTGAGCAACATCATTGCCGAACTGGAGAAAGACAGGCTTCTGATCGAAGCCGGCCGGCAGTCGGAGGGACGGGGGTTGCCTGTTCTGAAATACCGGCTCAATGCGGACGGCGCGGTGGCACTCGGCATCGAGGTCAGGCCGGACGCAATGTTTGGCGCACTGGTGAACCTCGAAGGCGAGACGCTGTTCACCACGCGCGAGGCATTGTCGGACAATGCACCGTCCACAGTCGTTTCGGTGGCCAGGCGCATTCATACCAGCGCGCTTGAGGGGCGTTGCGGCAAGGCCCAGAGGATTCTTGGGGCCGGCGTCGTGATGCCTGGTCCCTTCGGCAAGGTTGGGATTTCAGGCGCGGGTCAATCGGCACTTCATGGCTGGGAGGAAAGCGATCCCGTTGCCGTGTTCGAGGAAGCGCTCGATATGCCCGTGGTCGTTGAAAACGACGCGACGGCTGCTGCCGTGGCCGAGCGCGTGCGCGGCGTCGCAACGGGGCTTCGCACCTTCTGCTTTCTCTATTTTGGAGCCGGGCTGGGTCTGGGCGTGGTCGCCGAGGGCGAGGTCCAGCGTGGTGCCTTCGGCAATGCGGGTGAAATCGGCCATGTCATTGTCCGGCCCGGCGGGCGGCTTTGTGCCTGCGGGAACCATGGCTGCCTTGAAACCTATGCCAGCCGGATCGCCGCGCGGGAGCAGCTTGCAAAGGCCGGCATCGCCATTGCCAGCGTGTCGGATATCGAGCGGCTTTACGAGGCAGGCGATCCGCATCTGATGGCGTGGATCGACGAGGCGGCCGGACCGCTTTCACAGGCAATCGGACTGATCGAAAACCTGTTCGATCCCGAAACCGTAATTTTGGGCGGCGCCATGCCCGACGCGGTGCTCGACCATCTGATTTCCGCGCTCTGCCTGCCAGCCGGTTCCGTTGCCGCCAGCGACCGGCGGACCACGCCGCGCGTTCAGCGCGGTGCCTGCGGGCGCCTCACCGCCGCGCTCGGCGGAGCAGCACTCGTCATTCACGACACGATCACACCGCGCATTGCCGCGAAAACCTGA